The genomic interval GCTTCTCTTACTGCTTTAACCATGTCGGTAAATTCCTGCTCATTCATAGAAAATGAAGCGTCAGGACCACCTATTGCACGATCCAGAATAAAGTGTTTTTCTATTATTTTTGCACCCAGTACAGTAGCTACAACCGGACCTGTGCTGCCCATTGTATGATCTGATAATCCAGAAATCACACCAAAGCGATCTGCAAGATCTTTGATCATGATTAAATTGGCTTCTTCAATAGGTGCAGGATAGCTCGATGTACATTTTAATAAAGCAATGTCTGTATTTCCCATACGCTTACAAGCATCCAGAGCCAGCTCTATATCTTCTATTTCGGCAATACCTGTAGATATAATAACAGGTTTACCTTTAGAAGCCACATATTCAATCAATGGAATATCTGTAATCTCAAAAGAAGCTATCTTGTAAGCAGGTGTATTTAAATCCTCTAATAAATCTACGGCTGTAAAATCAAAAGGAGAAGAAAAACAAATCAGCCCCTCCGCAGCAGCAGCTTCAAATAATTGCTTATGCC from Pedobacter sp. WC2423 carries:
- the pseI gene encoding pseudaminic acid synthase, which encodes MKIGSRNIGGDSSVFIIAELSANHNGSLENALETIKAAKRAGADCIKLQTYTADTMTINSKKDDFRLKQGTLWDDKYFYDLYLEAYTPWEWHKQLFEAAAAEGLICFSSPFDFTAVDLLEDLNTPAYKIASFEITDIPLIEYVASKGKPVIISTGIAEIEDIELALDACKRMGNTDIALLKCTSSYPAPIEEANLIMIKDLADRFGVISGLSDHTMGSTGPVVATVLGAKIIEKHFILDRAIGGPDASFSMNEQEFTDMVKAVREAEKAVGTIDYSLTDKQQKGREFCRSLYVVKDMKVGEEITKENVRSIRPGYGMHPKFYNEIMGAKVKTDISVGTALSWELI